ACTGTCTCCGTACCGGATCACGGTACCGGGTTAGAACCGCAAGTACACCAGGGTGGTATCCCACCAGCGTCTCCACATACACTGACGTGCATGCTTCTTAAACTCCCACCTATCCTGTACAGGTGTACTCGAGATTCAATATCAAGCTACAGTAAAGCTCCACGGGGTCTTTCCGTCCTGTCGCGGGTATCCAGCATCTTCACTGGAACTATGATTTCACCGAGCCTCTCGTTGAGACAGTGCCCAAATCGTTACGCCTTTCGTGCGGGTCAGAACTTACCTGACAAGGAATTTCGCTACCTTAGGACCGTTATAGTTACGGCCGCCGTTTACTGGGGCTTCGATTTGTACCTTCGCTTACGCTAAGCACGCCTCTTAACCTTCCAGCACCGGGCAGGCGTCAGCCCCTATACGTCACCTTTCGGTTTGGCAGAGACCTATGTTTTTGATAAACAGTCGCTTGGGCCTATTCACTGCGGCTCATTTTCATGAGCACCCCTTCTCCCGAAGTTACGGGGTCATTTTGCCGAGTTCCTTAACGAGAGTTCGCTCGCTCACCTTAGAATTCTCTTCCCAACTACCTGTGTCGGTTTGCGGTACGGGCAGTATAACACTCGCTAGCGGGTTTTCTTGGCAGTGTGAATATCGATCTTCGGGCTTCGCCCTCCGCATCATGACTTACCTTACACTCATACCGGATTTGCCTGGTATGACAGCTTGTCACTTGCACGCACTCTTCCAGTCGTGCGATTCGATTCTCCTCCTGCGTCACCACTTCACTCATTCATGTTACACCGGTACAGGAATTTCTACCTGTTGTCCATCGCCTACGCTGTTTGCCTCGGCTTAGGTCCCGACTTACCCAGAGCGGACGAGCCTTCCTCTGGAAACCTTAGTCGTTCGGTGGACGGGATTCTCACCCGTCTTGCGCTACTCACACCGGCATTCTCACTTCTATACGCTCCACTTTCCCTCTCGGTTTGGCTTCGCTGCATATAGAACGCTCTCCTACCATCCTTGCGGATCCACAGTTTCGGTAATATGTTTAGCCCCGGTACATTTTCGGCGCAGCGTCACTCGACTAGTGAGCTATTACGCACTCTTTAAATGATGGCTGCTTCTAAGCCAACATCCTAGTTGTCTGTGCAACGCCACATCCTTTTCCACTTAACATATATTTGGGGACCTTAACTGGTGGTCTGGGCTGTTTCCCTTTCGACAATGGACCTTATCACCCACTGTCTGACTCCCATACATCTCATCTATGGCATTCGGAGTTTGTCTGAACTCGGTAACCCGGGATGGGCCCCTTATCCAAACAGTGCTCTACCTCCACGATGATAATATGAGGCTATACCTAAATATATTTCGGAGAGAACCAGCTATCTCCAGGTTCGATTGGAATTTCACCCCTACCCACAACTCATCCGGTCATTTTTTAACATAAGTCGGTTCGGTCCTCCATCCAGTGTTACCTGGACTTCAACCTGGTCATGGGTAGATCACCTGGTTTCGGGTCTACACACACATACTACTCGCCCATTTCAGACTCGCTTTCGCTTCGGCTCCACATTCGCTGCTTAACCTTGCATGTATGCGTAACTCGCCGGTTCATTATACAAAAGGCACGCCATCACCCTTATAGGGCTCTGACTACTTGTAGGCACACGGTTTCAGGTTCTATTTCACTCCCCTCCCGGGGTGCTTTTCACCTTTCCCTCACGGTACTGGTTCACTATCGGTCACCAAGGAGTATTTAGCCTTAGGAGATGGTCCTCCCAGATTCCGACGGAATTCCTCGTGTTCCGCCGTACTCAGGATACTTCTAGCGTCCGCTCGCTTGTCGTGTACGGGACTGTTACCCTCTATGGTCATTCTTTCCATAATCTTCCACTAAACTTGCTTCTCGCATCTCGAAGTCCTACAACCCCAGTTTAAACTGGTTTGGGCTCTTCCCACTTCGCTCGCCGCTACTACGGGAATCGTGTTTACTTTCTCTTCCTCTGGGTACTAAGATGTTTCAGTTCCCCAGGTCTACCTCTACCATCACTACTTAATTCGTAATGGAGTGACATTAAAAATGCCGGGTTCCCCCATTCGGAAATCTTCGGATCACAGCTTACTTACAGCTCCCCAAAGCATATCGGTGTTTGTTCCGTCCTTCTTCGGCTCTTGGTGCCAAGGCATCCACCGTGCGCCCTTCACTACTTAATCGTAATGAATTTGTGAGAGAGTATCTCTACTCTATCGCGCGTGTATTTTTGAACTTTTTCGTTCTCGGTTTCTACGCTTGAAATCATATATTAATATATAATCTGTTGCTTCTATTTGGTTTTCAATGTACGTGTTTTATATAAATGGTGGAGAGTAGCGGGATCGAACCGCTGACCTCCTGCGTGCAAAGCAGGCGCTCTCCCAGCTGAGCTAACCCCCCACATATATAAAGTGGGCCTAGGTAGATTCGAACTACCGACCTCACGCTTATCAGGCGTGCGCTCTAACCAACTGAGCTATAGGCCCATATTTTATTGAATGTATTCTATATTAATGAATAGAGATACATTTTGTCAAGAGCAATATAACAATCACTCAAAACTGAATACAATATGTCAACTTTCCGTTCCATTTCCTTAGAAAGGAGGTGATCCAGCCGCACCTTCCGATACGGCTACCTTGTTACGACTTCACCCCAATCATCAGTCCCACCTTCGACGGCTCCCTCCTAATGGTTAGGCCACCGGCTTCAGGTGTTACCAACTTTCGTGGTGTGACGGGCGGTGTGTACAAGACCCGGGAACGTATTCACCGTGGCATTCTGATCCACGATTACTAGCGATTCCAGCTTCATGGAGTCGAGTTGCAGACTCCAATCCGAACTGAGAACAGTTTTATGGGATTCGCTTGACCTCACGGTTTCGCTGCCCTTTGTTCCTGCCCATTGTAGCACGTGTGTAGCCCAAATCATAAGGGGCATGATGATTTGACGTCATCCCCACCTTCCTCCGGTTTGTCACCGGCAGTCACTCTAAAGTGCCCAACTGAATGATGGCAACTAAAGTTAAGGGTTGCGCTCGTTGCGGGACTTAACCCAACATCTCACGACACGAGCTGACGACAACCATGCACCACCTGTCTCTCTGTCCCAAAGGGAAAATCATGTCTCCATGACGGTCAGAGGATGTCAAGATTTGGTAAGGTTCTTCGCGTTGCTTCGAATTAAACCACATGCTCCACCGCTTGTGCGGGTCCCCGTCAATTCCTTTGAGTTTCAGCCTTGCGGCCGTACTCCCCAGGCGGAGTGCTTAATGCGTTTGCTGCAGCACTAAGGGGCGGAAACCCCCTAACACTTAGCACTCATCGTTTACGGCGTGGACTACCAGGGTATCTAATCCTGTTTGATCCCCACGCTTTCGCACATCAGCGTCAGTTACAGACCAGAGAGCCGCCTTCGCCACTGGTGTTCCTCCATATCTCTGCGCATTTCACCGCTACACATGGAATTCCACTCTCCTCTTCTGCACTCAAGCGATACAGTTTCCAATGACCTTCCCCGGTTGAGCCGGGGGCTTTCACATCAGACTTATTTCGCCGCCTACGCGCGCTTTACGCCCAATAATTCCGGATAACGCTTGCCACCTACGTATTACCGCGGCTGCTGGCACGTAGTTAGCCGTGGCTTTCTGGTTAAGTACCGTCACACAGTAAGCAGTGACTCTTACTGTCGTTCTTCCTTAACAACAGTGCTTTACGATCCGAAGACCTTCTTCGCACACGCGGCGTTGCTCCGTCAGGCTTTCGCCCATTGCGGAAGATTCCCTACTGCTGCCTCCCGTAGGAGTCTGGACCGTGTCTCAGTTCCAGTGTGGCCGATCACCCTCTCAGGTCGGCTACGCATCGTCGCCTTGGTAAGCCGTTACCTCACCAACTAGCTAATGCGCCGCAGGCCCATCCTTAAGTGATAGATAAATCCACCTTTTAACTCCTAAACTTATGTTTAAAAGTGTTATCCGGTATTAGCTACGGTTTCCCGTAGTTATCCCAGTCTTAAGGGCAGGTTGCCCACGTGTTACTCACCCGTCCGCCGCTCGACTCTTAAAGTGAACCCGAAGGTTCGGTATAAGAAGTCGCGCTCGACTTGCATGTATTAGGCACGCCGCCAGCGTTCATCCTGAGCCAGGATCAAACTCTCCATAATAGTTAGAGTTTTCTAGCTCTTTTAAATTGCGTTTTATACTAGTCGCTCTAGTTCTTGTTACCTTTAATAGTAACTTCTTTTTATCGGAATTAACGTTGACATATTGTCATTCAGTTTTCAATGTTCATTGTTTTTGCGTCGCTGTGAAGCGAACACTTCTTAACTATATCAAGTAGTTTTTATCTTGTCAACAGTTTTTAAAAATTATTTTTAAAACTTTTTGATTTGATGATATGTTACTTGATTTTTGTCGCCGTTACTGAAGCGACTACTCTATAATAACACCTTGGAAAATATAGTCAAGAGTTTTTATAAGTTTTTTTAAAAATTAATTCGTCTCAAGAAAGACTTTCTCTATAATACAATATAAAATGATTTTTGTATATAATAAGTTTTGAGGTGAAAATATGAGACTTCCAGGTAATAAGATATTACGTATACGTGGATGGGCACTCGCATTAATTTTTATCGGTATGATTATTATGTATGCGGGAATGTTCTTTAGATCGACGCCGTGGTTAATGCTGATCTTTTTAATACTCGGTGTAATACCGATTCTTTTAAGTTTTGTTATTTACTTTTACGTCGGCATGATTAGTGCACGTGCAGTGAGAGTACAATGTCCAAACTGCGGTAAACATACAAAAATTTTAGGCACAGTCGATTATTGTCAACATTGTAAAGAACCACTAACTTTAGATAAAGATTTAGAGGGCGAAGAATTTAACATCGACTACAACGTAAAACATCGACGCGAAAAACTTAAATCACAATTAAAAAAAGAAGATTAGAAGTTAAACCTTCTAATCTTCTTTTTTGTTACATGTTCGGCATCGACCATATAGTTCTAGTCTATGCCCGTCGACTTCCATACCTGTTAAAAGACTTGCGAGTTCTTCCACTTCTTCAAGTGCTGGATATTGAAAGTCCATAATCTTACCACAGTCTTTACAAATGACGTGATAATGTGGTGAAGTTTTAAAATCAAATCGGCTTGATGCATCACCATATGTTAACTCTGTTACTAAACCGACTTCCTTAAATAGTTTTAAGTTATTGTAAACTGTCGCAACACTCATATTTTTATGGTTATGTGACAATGCTTTAAAAATTTCATCTGCAGTCGGGTGAGTTTCTGTTTCAATTAAATACTCTAGCACTGCTTTACGTTGTGGAGTAATTCTAACTCCTGTCTCTTTTAACTTTTCAATCGACTCATTAAACATTGTATCGCAATCGATAATTGTCATAGGGTTTAACCTACTTTCGTTACATCTATATAATTACAGTTTACAAATAACCCATTCACAATGTCAAATATGTTAGTATCCTTTCTCATAGGAAACGAGATTAAATAGTTCTTCATCGTTTAAATAATTCTCTAGGTTATCTAAAAACATATCGAGTGCACGTTCAGTATATCGGTTTGTCCGTGCGCTTCCGTGAGGTGTAATTGTGACGTTATCATATTCATAAATGAACGCATCTTTGTCTAAAGGTTCGTCATTGAATACGTCGAGTATTAAATGTGATATGAGTTTTTTATCTAACACGTGTTTTAATGTCTCGTCTTCGATAAGATCACCGCGCCCAATATTTACGAATACCGCTTCATCGTTCATATGTTTAAAGAAATCTATATCTACAGATCCTCTCGTCTTTTTCGTACTCGGTAAAATGCTGACAACAAAATCCGCTTCACTCAGTCTATTCTTTACATTATCAATGCTTTCAGTTTCGTCGAAATACTCGACATCTCTACCACTCGTATTAAATCCGATTACTTTTACATGGAACGCTTTTAACAGTCGCGCGAGCTCTTTACCAATTTCACCTGTTCCAAGTATAATCGCTGTTTTACCGTAGAGTTCTCCGCCTGTTAATTTATAATCCCACTTTTTGTTCTTTTGATTATCATACGCCTCATATAACTTCTTATAATGGGCTAATAGTAATCCAATCGTATATTCCGCCATCGGTATTTTATGAATACCACTCACATTTGTAATGATTTTATTTTTATATAATGATTCTGGAATATTATCGACACCAGCACTCATGACGTTTATCCATTTAACTGATTGTAAGAGTTCAACCATATCTTCTTTTAAATTCCCGCCGTACGTATTAAAAACGTCAACGTCTTTAAGTAAGTCTTCAGTTAAGTCTTCTTTATTAGAAACGTATTTAAATTCAACGCCTTTTTCTTCTAGTTGTTTTAATTTACTTTCATCTAGTTCTGCATTTGATAAAATTTTTACCATATTATCCCTCTTTTAAGAATTCTAGTAGTTGTTCGACGTGTTTTTTAGGACTCACTTTGTCAAAACGTTTTACGATTTCATTATTTTCATTCACGATAAATGTCGTACGGACAATACCTCGAACCTTTTTACCGAAAACTGTTTTGTCTCCGATAACTCCCGCTGCACTCGCAAGCTCATTATTTTCATCGACTAATAAATCGAAGTTTAAGTCTTTTTTCTCGATAAATTTTTGGTGAGACTCTTTAGTATCTCCACTGACACCATATACCGTAACATCTAAGTCGTTAAACGCTTCTATATTATCGCGTAAATCACACGCCTGAGTCGTACATCCAGGTGTATTATCTTTTGGATAAAAGTAAATGACTGTTAACCCTTTTAAATCGTCGTTTGTAATAATATCTCCATTTTGATTTTCTAATTTAAATTGTGGAAACTGTTCCATCTCTATCGCTCCTAAAATAAATTGTTTCTTATAATATACCTTATATATAAACATTTTAAACGTCTATCTTCTTAATTAAAGAGTGCGTGTAAATATGTTACTATATAAATAATAATCTCATATTAAAGGATGACACATATATGTATAGTCATAAAAATTCAGAACAATTTAGAAATCGTGCAGAAAACATTATATTAGGCGGAGTAAACTCTCCGTCACGATCATATAAAGCAGTAGGTGGCGGTGCACCGATTGTAATGGACCGCGCGGAAGGTGCGTACTTTTATGATATCGATGGTAACAAGTACATCGATTATTTAGCAGCTTACGGACCAATTATTACAGGACACGCACACCCTCATATTCATAAAGCGATCGTCGAACAAAGCCAAAAAGGGATTCTATATGGTACGACGACAAAAGAAGAAGTATTCTTTGCTGAAAAAATTCAAAGTGCAATGCCAAACTTAGAACGCATTCGTTTTGTAAACTCAGGAACCGAAGCAGTTATGACAACGATCCGTGTCGCGCGCGCCTATACGAAACGTAACAAAATCGTTAAATTTGAAGGTTGTTATCACGGACATTCCGATTTAGTATTAGTCGCAGCAGGAAGTGGACCAGCTCAACTCGGTACACCAGACTCTGCTGGTGTACCGGAAGCTGTTGCGAAAGATATGATCACCGTTCCATTTAACGATATTGAAGGTTTAAAACAAGCGTTTGAACGTTTTGGAGATGAAATTGCCGGTGTGTTAGTTGAACCAATTGTCGGTAACTTTGGTATCGTCGAGCCAAAAGAAGGATTCTTAGAAGCAGTCAATGAAATTACGCATCAACACGGTGCACTCGTCATCTATGACGAAGTCATTACAGCGTTTAGATTTATGTACGGAGGCGCACAAGATTTACTCGGTGTAAAACCAGACTTAACAGCGCTCGGTAAAATTATTGGTGGTGGTACTCCGATTGGTGCATACGGTGGACGTAAAGATATTATGGAATCAGTCGCTCCACTTGGCCCTGCATATCAAGCAGGTACGATGGCGGGTAACCCGTTATCGATGGCTGCCGGAATCGCATGTTTAGAAGTATTAGAACAAGACGGTGTTTATGAAGAATTAGATCGTAAAGGTAAACGATTAGTTGAAGGTATTCAATCATTAATCGAACAATATAATATTAAAGCAGTTGTAAACCGTAAAGTTGGGGCTTTTTCAATTTACTTTACAGATAAAACAGTGACGGATTATATCGGTGCAGAAGATACTGACGGTGAAGCATTTAGCACGTTCTTTAACGGGCTAATTCGCCGTGGTATTAACATCGCACCTTCTAAATATGAAGCTTGGTTTATTACAACTGAACATACGGATCAAGATATCGAAGATACGCTTAACATTATTGAAGCGGTCTTTAAAGAAGACTTTTAGGAGATGGTGCTATGAAGTTTGGCGCCCGAATATTAAAAACGGGAATCGCGGTCGTTTTAACATTACTCGTCGTGCAATTGCTCGGTTTAACACCAGGGTTAATCGCTGGTATCGCTGCAGTGAACGCACTACAACCAAACGTGCACCGCAGTATTTCTCAAACGTGGAACCAGTTTAGAGGAAACATTATCGGTGCAATTTCAGCGATCGTCATGGTTCTTTTATTTGAAAGTAACTTAATCGTCATCGGTTTAACGATTATACTCGTTCTTTCAATACTCATGTTTTTCAATTTACAAAGTGTGTCGAGTTTAGCTGTCGTTACAGTAATCGCAATTATGGATGAACCACTCGGTGCTGACATGACGACTGGAGACTTTTTACAAACAGCAATTATTCGATTTTCACTCGTTATGATTGGTGTATTATGTGCGTTAGTCATTAACTTATTTATAATTCCTCCTAAATATGAAGACCGGCTATATAATCACTCTGTCGTCATCAGTAACGACATATTTAAACTCATTCGATTAGAGTTAAACGGTGCGAGTGACGCAATCACTATTCGTAAAGATGTGAAATCACTCGATAAACGCGTCACTAAATTAGAAACATTATACGCCTGGTACGAAGAAGAAAAACCATACCTCAGAAAAACGAAACTTGGTGACTTACGTAGTAAAATATTATTTAGACAAGTCGTTCAGATGACGCGTAACGCGTGGTATGTGTTAGAAAGTTTAAACAAACTTGAAAATGACTATAAATATTTAACTGAAGACTTTATTAACCGAATTCGCTATGAAATGGACTTACTGATTGCGTATCATGAACAAGTCTTACTCAAAATTTCTGAGAAAATCCCACCAGAAACGTCAGAGTATTACCAAGATAATCTATACCATTATGAAAACACGCTAATCGAACACTTTTTAGATGATTATCATAAACTCATTAGTGAAGACGTTCGATTACGATACGAAAACATTTTAAACAGTATTACCGCAATTAACGAGTACCATACGTCTATAGAAAATGCGGACCGTATTACTAATAGCTATTTTAAATATCACGCAAATGACGAAGATTTATCAATTACTGAAGAAACTTTAGATTAAAAAAACGTTCGATGAATTTCATCGAACGTTTTTTACTGCCAGCCGTTATTGTCATCTTGTTTTCCTTTAAAACGACTAACATGTTTATTGCCTTTTACGATGAAGCGGTATAAATAATCGACCGCTTCTTTTTTATTATCGATTCCGATACGTGGTGTCGCAACGATCTCCTTAGGGATTTTACCGTCGTAAATATCGACGTACCCTGTATTTAATATCTTACCGTTATGCGTGTCTCTTTTAACACCAAGTGCCTCAGTTAATTTACCCGGTCCATCTGTAAGATTCACTTCTCGACCGCGCCTTAAAATCATCTCTTCAATACCTTCAGCAGGTTCTATTCCTCGAATTAAAATCCCTTCAGGTAAGTCTTTTGTTGTGACAAAATTCATGCAGTGATGTCCATGCATCGTATAGACGTATATATGACCGTATGGTTCAAACATCGTTCTGTTCTTTTTATTTTTTACACCACTAAACGTATGTGCCGCACGGTCTTTCGTACCTAAATACGCCTCGACTTCAGTAATATACCCACTCGTTGTTACTCCATTTGTATACGTTACGATTTTTTTACCGAGTAACTCTTTTGCTGCTTTTAACGTATCTTCTGATAAAAACTCAAGATCTAAATAACTCATACTTCAACGTCCTGAATACTATAAAGTCTAAAATACGCACCATTTTTTGCAAGTAACTCTTCATGCGTTCCACTTTCTACAATTTGACCGTTTTCGATGACGTAAATCGTGTCGGCATGTGTAATCGTAGAGAGTCGGTGTGCAACGACAATTGTCGTTCTGTCGTGTGCAAGTTCTTTTAGTGTCTCTTGTATAATCGCTTCACTTTCTAAGTCTAAAGCACTTGTCGCTTCATCTAATATTAAAATCGGTGGATTTTTTAAGAAGACTCTAGCAATTGCGATTCTTTGCTTTTGACCACCAGATAATTTCACACCGCGCTCACCGACTTCTGTATCGTAACCATTTGGTAAATTCTCTATGAACGTCGAAGCATTCGCACGCTCTGCTGCACGGTACACTTCTTCGTCAGTCGCATCTGGTTTTGCGAGTAAAATGTTATTTTTAATCGAATCAGAAAAGAGAATGTTATCTTGCATAACCATGCCGATATTATCTCTTAACGAA
Above is a genomic segment from Nosocomiicoccus massiliensis containing:
- a CDS encoding DUF2614 family zinc ribbon-containing protein; this translates as MRLPGNKILRIRGWALALIFIGMIIMYAGMFFRSTPWLMLIFLILGVIPILLSFVIYFYVGMISARAVRVQCPNCGKHTKILGTVDYCQHCKEPLTLDKDLEGEEFNIDYNVKHRREKLKSQLKKED
- the perR gene encoding peroxide-responsive transcriptional repressor PerR, which produces MTIIDCDTMFNESIEKLKETGVRITPQRKAVLEYLIETETHPTADEIFKALSHNHKNMSVATVYNNLKLFKEVGLVTELTYGDASSRFDFKTSPHYHVICKDCGKIMDFQYPALEEVEELASLLTGMEVDGHRLELYGRCRTCNKKED
- a CDS encoding NAD(P)-dependent oxidoreductase, which translates into the protein MVKILSNAELDESKLKQLEEKGVEFKYVSNKEDLTEDLLKDVDVFNTYGGNLKEDMVELLQSVKWINVMSAGVDNIPESLYKNKIITNVSGIHKIPMAEYTIGLLLAHYKKLYEAYDNQKNKKWDYKLTGGELYGKTAIILGTGEIGKELARLLKAFHVKVIGFNTSGRDVEYFDETESIDNVKNRLSEADFVVSILPSTKKTRGSVDIDFFKHMNDEAVFVNIGRGDLIEDETLKHVLDKKLISHLILDVFNDEPLDKDAFIYEYDNVTITPHGSARTNRYTERALDMFLDNLENYLNDEELFNLVSYEKGY
- the bcp gene encoding thioredoxin-dependent thiol peroxidase; its protein translation is MEQFPQFKLENQNGDIITNDDLKGLTVIYFYPKDNTPGCTTQACDLRDNIEAFNDLDVTVYGVSGDTKESHQKFIEKKDLNFDLLVDENNELASAAGVIGDKTVFGKKVRGIVRTTFIVNENNEIVKRFDKVSPKKHVEQLLEFLKEG
- a CDS encoding glutamate-1-semialdehyde 2,1-aminomutase, whose product is MYSHKNSEQFRNRAENIILGGVNSPSRSYKAVGGGAPIVMDRAEGAYFYDIDGNKYIDYLAAYGPIITGHAHPHIHKAIVEQSQKGILYGTTTKEEVFFAEKIQSAMPNLERIRFVNSGTEAVMTTIRVARAYTKRNKIVKFEGCYHGHSDLVLVAAGSGPAQLGTPDSAGVPEAVAKDMITVPFNDIEGLKQAFERFGDEIAGVLVEPIVGNFGIVEPKEGFLEAVNEITHQHGALVIYDEVITAFRFMYGGAQDLLGVKPDLTALGKIIGGGTPIGAYGGRKDIMESVAPLGPAYQAGTMAGNPLSMAAGIACLEVLEQDGVYEELDRKGKRLVEGIQSLIEQYNIKAVVNRKVGAFSIYFTDKTVTDYIGAEDTDGEAFSTFFNGLIRRGINIAPSKYEAWFITTEHTDQDIEDTLNIIEAVFKEDF
- a CDS encoding FUSC family protein — encoded protein: MKFGARILKTGIAVVLTLLVVQLLGLTPGLIAGIAAVNALQPNVHRSISQTWNQFRGNIIGAISAIVMVLLFESNLIVIGLTIILVLSILMFFNLQSVSSLAVVTVIAIMDEPLGADMTTGDFLQTAIIRFSLVMIGVLCALVINLFIIPPKYEDRLYNHSVVISNDIFKLIRLELNGASDAITIRKDVKSLDKRVTKLETLYAWYEEEKPYLRKTKLGDLRSKILFRQVVQMTRNAWYVLESLNKLENDYKYLTEDFINRIRYEMDLLIAYHEQVLLKISEKIPPETSEYYQDNLYHYENTLIEHFLDDYHKLISEDVRLRYENILNSITAINEYHTSIENADRITNSYFKYHANDEDLSITEETLD
- a CDS encoding DNA-3-methyladenine glycosylase produces the protein MSYLDLEFLSEDTLKAAKELLGKKIVTYTNGVTTSGYITEVEAYLGTKDRAAHTFSGVKNKKNRTMFEPYGHIYVYTMHGHHCMNFVTTKDLPEGILIRGIEPAEGIEEMILRRGREVNLTDGPGKLTEALGVKRDTHNGKILNTGYVDIYDGKIPKEIVATPRIGIDNKKEAVDYLYRFIVKGNKHVSRFKGKQDDNNGWQ